TGGCCGAGGCTACAAACCATGGAGAGGATGGAAAAGTGAGAGGGAGGAGACGATGGAGGAAACTAATAGAGAGATGAAGACAGTGAAGCCGGCCATTATAAATCATATCCATTCCTGGTGCCAGCCACGTATCCAAGCAACCAGACAGACTCTACATCCCTTCCGCCCCCTGTCTACAGTATGGACTACTCACAGCCTGGTAACTCTGATTACCCATAGTACACTGGGCCATGCCCCAGACACATGCTTATGCCGATAGCTGGCCCATCGACTGtacgtttgtgtttgtttagggCTGGTGAGATCTAACTGGAGCTGATTGTTGGACCAACAAACAGCCCACTGCACAAGCTGTTTCggaaaacacaatataaaaaatacaacactgACAACTCTTGCACATGTGCAGATAGGAATTATTCATGCACCTATTTttttatagcgcttgtcctcagaATGTGTAAGTAGTGAGCTCGAGCTTATCCTATCtgtgtattattaaaaaaacattctgaataATGAAAAAGCAACATAGTTGAAAAACTCAGCCTAAAAGTGAAGGATGAAAAATCgtagattaaaaaacaaacaacagaatAATCAGTCActtttgattttttaatttcaattacCTATTAATAATGGATAGAACAAGTGATACTGGGATTCTATCAGAGCTGAAGAGAGGTAGGGTAGACCACGGACTCCCATAGGAATTAATACGATAAAAATAGCATAAATTATGATAGAGCTATGCATAAAGTTTATGATACTCTAACAACCCGACTTACTTTGGCTGagcttaaaggggacatatcaTGGAACAATGACTTTAGAATTGCTTTTATACTAATATTTGGATCTCTGGAGTGTCTGCTCACCCAACAAGTGTAAAATTACACCACCGTTTTTTTGTGAGCAGCCCACTTTCGAAAATGTATGTGGAAGAAAGTCACTTGGTGATGAAGTACCGCCTtcataaaagaaaatacaattgatTCTTTTACTGCTCTATTAAGGGTGCTAAGGTTACTtttctttaaatattaaaaaatatatatgataaGGGGATTAAAACAGCTCCGCCTCTGATCATCACTGTACGTACCCTGCAGTAGAGGGTTGCTTTCAACAGAGGCGTTACATGAGAAGTGTAATATCATTCTTGATcctttggggtattttgactgGGGATGCACTAATACTCTAAATCTGTGCTGATACTGTACATTTGCGATATACTGGTAATCCAAAAAATGCTCTGATATTATGACAGATACCAGacaatttgaacacaaaaaaaatacatctaatCACACCGATTTAATGTACTTGGGCTTAACTTCAGCGGCGTTAACTTCAtgtaatcactttttttttataacaaaatGTAACGGGTAGGATTGCATTTTTGCTGTAATGTAAGACTTAACAGTGAACGCACATCTTTTAAACGGCTTAAGTGCTTTGGTGTGAGTGTTTAGTTACGGTTGCAGTTTGTGCCACATGGATGACAGCATTTCCTTGTTTTGTGTAATTTTGACAACACGTTTGATAACACCAAACACACTATGCATACTGCTTTTGCTACTTGATAACACCAAACACACTATGCATACTGCTTTTGCTCCTGTATGGTTCAGGCAACAGCCTCAGTGtctacttttttatattttgagtgGTCAGGAggacacaaacatacaatatctgtgtgtgtgcgtgcgggaaGAATGAAGCACTCAGCAGCCACTCGGTCTTCCCATAGCCAGTGCAAGTGCCACCACAAGTAGGTGGTATGAGTGCAAAATAGTGTCTGAGAAATGAAGGACAAAGTAGCCAGTGTGTATTAAGTATACATACAAATGGAACACAAGGACGCCACCTTGTGGACTGGGACAATCATGAGTCTCCTTccatggtcttttttttttttttccccctgttgaATAAGCcaaataaaatcatttgcaTTTGGTTAAACACACAACATAAAGCGAACCATTAAATTTGTTTGTTAAGAGATGTGGATGATTGCCAATTATTCTATTTAAAACACTGCTATGTAACTAAAGGACGCTTCAGAGGTTTTCAAGGGTACCACTTCTTTTAATCTATAAGATAAAAAcctattttaaaatttaatgaGATTCAGAGCGAGtggggaaagtaaaaaaaaaaaaaaaaagatagcaaAAGCGCTCTTCCTAAAGCAATAGGATCATACTGTACACTCAAATCCTGGAGGATAATGAATTAAATTAACTTTTCATTTAATCTCTCGCCTCTTATCTTAAAACTGTACAGCAAAGTTTATGTAGATAAACTCAGATTTAATCTCTGTCTTGGTAATTATGTTTTCTGTCTATTGTCAGCCTTCAAAAACCTCATTCCTGGTGTGTCATTGCACAAGGTGGACAGACactattctttttaaaaaaaaaaaaaaaaatctggtcgCTTAAACCCCTGACACACTTTTACTAAACAACCTCTAACACGCTTTTActtgataaataataatgtagagcaggggtggggaacctGAGGCATACTGTAAGGCTCGCAAGAGGTGtcctgtgggaaattatcacaTTTTACAGAATTGGTGTTAAAGTAAttgatttactacaaataatgtatctgttcATCTATCTGCAGCAGCAACgtacagtgacagacagaacaagtaaatacagtaattcattAAGTTTAACTCACAGGTGCACACTATACACAATAATACCCTTGTGTTCTAAGAATGCATTAGTTTATTCATATGTTTTATGGCGCCCACCATTTATGTAGACTTGCTTGTGGAGTTGCTGTTGTcgttgtgactttcggcttgtcccatcagCGTTTGTACAGTATGGATATTATCACAATTGTCACAACTATTTGTTTAAGCAGCCTGGGAGTTCTACAGtgaaagaaaacacacattgttacgtcaaaacaggaaaaaatatataaatatttgtcaAAGGAAATGAATGTATTATGTATGACTAAGTTTAGCATGCAACATTAACAGCTTGATAGGCCTAATAGATGGGGTATATGTTTGGGGCAAATTTGGCTTTCACAGTCTTTGGCTGTAATTGTGTCATTTGTTCTTTGTAGTCATCACAATGTACACATACCTCTTTTAGGCGTCATTTGGAGGCAAATTGTTTCATTTCCaattatagtttttttaatcacacatGCGACCACAACGAGCTCGACGCTAACAAATTAGCTTTGTTTTGAATAACACTGTTGTGTTCAATGACATTAGGGGAACAGTAGGTACCGAGACGTCAAAGTGGCAAGACCGGGTGAAGATTCCACTACGCAACTTGAAACCGGAATATAACTCAACATCTATAATGGCATCAAGATACATTTTAACCTGTGGCAAATTATCCTCTTGAATTGTTTTATCCCACTACATGTGTTCGACAAGCATTCCAGTTAAGTCATTTTGCGCGGAGTGCAATTGAACGCAGCATGACAAATTGTGACAATTTTCTTTTCCTACTCGGTCGCAGGACCGCCGTTCAACTTCAACATGCGAAGAATGGCCGAGTGGGTTCCACCTGCCAAGGAGCAGAGGTACgcttatgttgttgtttttttaaagctcttTAGCCCCTAATATTCGTTATTGTGCCTTCCGACCGGACACATTTCAACACTGTTCCGTTGTTTTCTTGAGCGAGTGACAACTCAGTTCGTCCGTGACTGGGGAAGTGCACCGAAGTTCCATGCCAAATAGACATTTTCAACATCTACTCTTTAATGTGAGCTAGATTGGCCACAAATGTGTGGTTTTTAAAAGGTTTGGGTACCTTGTGGTCTGTTCGGCGTATAGTTTATCTCGCTCCGttgtttgtggaaaaacaacttttcaaCTGCTCTCGTTGCCTGCCTGTCAGTTGAATgaccatttcttttttatttttagcgctaaactttttttgtttttaacgtaTGTGTGTTGGTTTGTAAACAAGCCGACTTTTAAGTTTCACATTTAGTTTTTACATGTTGTGAACTGCTGCTAGAATGGATCGCCAGGGAAGTCCCAGACTGCATGTCAGCAATGATAACGAAAATGTCAAGGTCAAAGTTCAATGTATAGACAAGGagctgtcagatgctcagggcatcgTGTTCAGGGctcgttgtcatggtgaagcagtcCTGCCACAACTTTCACCTCCTACGAAGCAACCGCCTTAGGATCTCTTTTATAGACGTGCTGGTAGGTCATGCATGAGAAGGGAtatgtcttctaagacaaccagaacaggtTTCAGTTTCTACCGATTCTCTGCCCTGAGAATTAAATGATCTGAACGactgagaatattcacagggaTTGAAGGGGAAATCAtaatttgggtttgaaatataaatatccTGGATCTTTTCTGCCACATCTCGTATGTCTTAAAATCCCACCACGAGACATCTATTTTTAATCAGCTTACCTGTAGAAATGTAAATTACGTCCAGCGTTCCATGTCGCTTTAGAGCAATTTACCTCACGCAACATCTTTTTGACAGACTCCTCACACATTCAATCTACGGTGGTAGAAGAAGGCTAAAACCAACATTCAAGCAATTTCCCCTGTTTTCTCAGTCACAATGTGTTCTGTgctatgttttgtgtgtgtttcagctCCTGGTTATTAAGTTGGCTTCCATCATGGTGCCCCACTTCCCTCTCTCAGCTTAAAGATGCAGAGGAGAAAATGCTGAAAAGTAAGCAATGTcaaaacaatgattttttttttaatttcttttttgggtTGTTGATTTACAGATTTGTCATCCATCTCTGCAGGTGTAAAGCAGGCTTTCTCCAGACAACACATCCGCATCTCCGATGGAAACTACCTGTGGACCATTGCGTTCCAGGCCTCGTCTGCCCCCCAGTCCAGGTCCCCTCTGGTTTTGCTCCACGGCTTCGGCGGCGGCGTCGCCTTGTGGACCCAAAATCTGGACTCTCTCTCCAGCAGCGGTCCAGTCTACGCTCTGGACTTGCTGGGCTTCGGCCGAAGCAGCCGCCCGCTGTTCAGCGGCGAGCCCGAGGGGGCCGAGGAGCAGTTTGTGGAAGCCCTGGAGGAGTGGAGGGAGAAGGTGGGCCTGGAGGAAATGCTGCTCCTGGGACACAACCTGGGAGGATATTTGTCCGCCGCCTACACCCTCAGATACCCTCACAGGTGCTATACTTGCGTTCATGACGATTATTCCTGAATATCTACTTACCAGGCACTTTTAAAAGttgcattttcaaaatgaattataatttaatatgtgacattaatattcattcatcatttatttatatttataatatgttGATATTATAATAACTCATATAATAtgagtggcacggtggacgactggttgacacacctgcctcacagttctgaggaccggggttcaaatcccggccccgcctgtgtggagtttgcatgttctccccgtgcctacgtgggttttctccgggcactccggtttcctcccacatcccaaaaacatgcattaattggagactctaaattgcccgtaggtgtgactgtgagtgcgaatggttgtttgtgccctgcgattggctggcgaccagttcagtgtgtaccccgcctctcgcccgaagatagctgggataggacctagcacccccgtgaccctagtgaggataagcggaatggaagatgaatgaatgaatataatatGATCTAATGTGTGTAAtctagtaataataattagttCTCTATAAAATAATAAGTTTGGTAATTAATTGACATTGTAAGCGACGTCTCAATTTCATGATAGGTTTTATTATTGTCGTGGTAGTTTGTAATTCCATGACTAATAGTAGTAGTTgtactactattattattactaattgtagtagaagtagtagtagcagcGTCAGtcgtagtagtaatagtagtatgCCCCACTGATGTAGTTAAAAGTTGAATCTGGAAACTACAATCACAATCATAAACATTTTGTGAAGTTAATGTCTTTTACAGTGGCAGCCAATTATTATTAGATCTCATGAGACtgttcaggtgtacctaatgttgtgtgtgtgtagggtgAAACATTTGCTGCTGGTGGAGCCGTGGGGGTTCCCCGCCCGTCCTGAGAACCCTCACCATAACTCCATCCCAGTGTGGATCAGAGCCATGGGGGCCGTCATGAGCCCCTTCAACCCACTGGCTGGCCTCCGACTGGCCGGGCCACTAGGTTCGTACAGTACACACATTGATCACAATTTATCACCTCCCGGCAGATTACATAAGTGTCATTACGAAACATAAACGTGGTTTAAATAGAGCGTGTGGTTCAAGTTTACGGGCAACACTGACAGTAAATCACAGTGGCGTGATAGCTGTATGGCTGCAGGCAGGATTGCAATGAGTGTCTGACATTGCATCAGTAGAATAGCTGTCAGCAACGGTGAGAAGTGAGCCCATCCTATGCTGCAGCAATACCGCAAATTGATTTGTCCCCGTGACATAGCAAACTAGTGTTCGTGAGCTTGAACAGTATGCTCGTTCGTGTGTGAGATGAACACAGCATAATCCTCCCAAAAAATTGCGTTCATCACAATAAGGGCcacactaaaaacaacaaatatatatatatgttgtaacATAAAATttgtaatcttatgagaaaAAGGCAGACATTTTTGAGAGAAAGTTATGtattttcaagagaaaaaaaagtcatctatTCACAAGataaaaagtcatcattttacaagaataaaatgaaacatttaaaaactatgcatgttaggttcattgaagactaaattgtcaataggtgtgaaGTTGTTgtctgtgtatactgtatgtgctggtgaccagtccagacgtagcccgccttttgcccagtcagctgggataggctccagttcacccatgaccctaatgagtccaacgctatagaaaatgaataacTAGATGCCgtcatttgaaagaaacgacagtattctttgtattttcattcatccCTTCAGGTCCGACGCTGGTCCAAACCATCAGGTCCGACTTCAAGCAGAAATACTTGTCCGTGTTTGACGACAACACTGTGTCCAACTACATCTACCATCTGAACGCCCAGACTCCGAGGTAAGCGGATGGCATCCATTTTGTTTGACAAAGCTATTTAATAACACGTCTGTCTCCGTTTCAGCGGCGAAACGGCTTTCAAGAACATGACCATCCCGTACGGCTGGGCGAAGCGGCCCATGCTGGAGCGGATCGGCCAGGTGCAGGCGGGCATTCCTATTTCTTTTATCTACGGTTCACGCTCCAGCATTGACAGCGCCTCGGGATACGCCTTCAAGAAAACCAGGCCGGAGGTGGGAATCACGGTAGGTGCTTTTCCATGTCTCGCTTGCCAGTGCAGTACGATAAAGAGAGACTATATTTAACAAAATCTAATGGagtttttacccctcccacacattGGAAACGCATTTCAACCTTTCCAGCATTGAAACGTTTTCCACCACCTGTTCTCGATCTCTCGCTGTCAAGTAATGCAAGACTGTCGTATTACATCACTTTGAGGTAATCCGGCAAAAGAGGCAATATCTGCTAGCTTTAACATGTCTGTCACGGCCAGTTGACGTTTTGTGTAAAACTGACGCGTAAAACAAAAGAGGATTAATCATTGTACatttaaacatcaaaatgttcaaccaaaccatgtcaTGTCATCGAACAtaagtctgctatcttaatgttAACATGTAATGTGACTTGCCATGGACGGGCTACTGGAAATTATCATACAGGTTACGGTAATTATAATCCTTTCGAAAATACTGTAGCTACTTTAACggacacagagcagcaacacatacaaacagcatacaacaatactcacaggcatatattctctgtGGGAATAATGAATATTAAAACATCTAAACAATTAACATTTGCTGAATTGTTGCATCAAGGCATCAAATTTCTACACCACTTGTTAAATACTGTTTTAATGCGGAGatttgttgaaaaacaacaaattatacTGTAATggttgatgacttgaaaattcCGCTTACTCTCATTTGCATCGACTATTTCggaaaatctgagaaaaatatCTTTGGTGTAATAATTTGGAACTCAGTGTAGAACTAGGCTCCGTTCGTGAATCCTGAAGTTCGCCCACCCCTGCTATGgagcatagatagatagatagatcgatagttttccttgagagaaaataaatagcaataaataaacaataatgagaCGTATCTCTTAGAATTCTCATTTCTTCTATATTGCAGGTGATTCGAGGAGCGGGCCATTACGTTTTCGCCGACCAGCCGGAAGACTTCAACCAAACGGTCCTCCGCATCCTCGCCAGGACggagaaaaaaagcacagactTTAACTCAAAGCCTTGACGACttcttactttgtttttttgttttttttttagctaatacAGACTTTGAACAAAACCCCACTACTCAAAATGGACGGTCGAAACCATTTAAGCTTCTCTCGCGTGCACTTTACTGACCGAAGGCTCGTCGGCCGGTCGGGACAAACTCTCCCTAGGCCTCTGAGGATTGCGTTACAGAGCTCGTGTGAATGATGTGATCACGTGCTTTTGGGGGAAGCTGTTGGGCAACTTTTATCTGGATCTGGAAGGACAATTCTCCAAAGTTGAACGTCTTGTTTGGAGCACGGATCTATACGGAATGTTCTCGCAGATACGAGGGAAAAAGTAAATAGGACAAAGGGCAAGTGCTGctgctgtgtgcgcgtgtgtgtgtgtgtgtgtgtgtgtgtgttgcaaatCGCCCAGCCAGCAGGTGTCAGCACAGCACACACACCCTCTCCTCTGGTCTGATGCCGCCAACAAAATCCAACAAAATTCAGCATCCATGGTGTTACAGGACAGTGATCCGAAAGagtcccaacacacacacacacacacacacacatcacaggGTCATGCTTGACTAAAAATAGACTTACCCGTTTCAAGGGGCTGCATCACAAGTCAAACATActgctccctttttttttaggaggttggaattctgaaaaataaaaatgacaaggaagTTGTTGCCTACATTCATGAAATGTGCAGTGTACGAGGTGTGTCGGAAAGGTTCCTGGACTGAGGTGACAAAagatgcagtggatataaaaaaaagtctacacacccctgtacaAATGCCAGCTTTTTGTGGGACCAAGAGAAATCATGTCCAAACTTATTCCAccattgtgacctataacctgtataactcaaatgaaaaaaatatttccgaGAAGGGTATTggcaataaacaactgagatcatGTGATTGCACAAGTTACCGCACCCTCTCATAACTGGGATGcgtgtgttcagaatgaaccaatcacaatACTCAAACTCATGTTTAATGGGAGTGCccttgattaaccccaaataaagttcggATGTTTTAGTAGGATTTTCCtggctttttttctctttctttctcgcTTAAGCCTGAATGTTTGGCGATAACACTGACTGCTGCTTTGAACTGGTCATAATTCCTACCACCTTGAAAAAACACCTCCAAAGCGTGATTTGGCCACCATGCTGGTTGATCATCTCACCCACACTGAAGGAAAAAAACTCTttgtgtttgggtttgaaatatatattttgtgacttttttgtcatgtCCATTCTTCCAGTCTTCCATTGGAACACAATGAGGAAATACTACCTGGTTAGCCAAGTGGAAgttcatgtttcttgcttttttttttttttttttttttgtgtatttcctTTTCCCACTATTTCATAGATCAGGGTTTATCACACTTTTCAGACCTAAATGAGAAGTGTGGGTCCTTCCTTGGACTCAAATgtactgaaatgtaaaaaaaaaaattgccatcatATCAACATAAACTGGAAATAAATCCATCATAAACTACACTAAAGAATTCAATTAAAAGGCTATTTACCAggatatttgtgtttgcttCAATAAAGTGGCATTTTACTGTCAATAAAGTTCCCAACCTGAAATTTGAAACTCTGACAAGTACTGTAAGTACTCCTATTGTCTTTTGTTGCTTGTCATTCTGCACAGGCAACTAAAATACAGTCATGGACCAGCAGGAAGTGTATTAAGCATACTGTAGCTATCAAACAATGATGCAAATAACgcctcattttgaaaaaaaaaaaaaaaggaatcttAATAAATATGCATGAGCTTTCAGGCCTAAAGCCTGGATAATGCAATACCAAAAAATAGATGTACATAATTGAGTTTGTTCAATATTCACTAGTTTTCTTATTATACATAGGCTGAAAATTGATGTAAGTTGTAGCAAATTCACACAAAATGTGTGatgtaatgttttaaaattttctATATTACTCTAATGAtagtaaattaattaaatatactatTAGTGCCACTTTTAACCTACTATTACAAAATTAAACCTTCCTGGTCAACTACTGTGTtgcactagtaacactactAAACCCAACTCGTAGGCATGTGTAATGCACTAGAAGCCTCCTGGACCCTACTATTGCACAAAAATGCCCACTTGTACTTACTCAATAGTAACTAGTGTGCCAAAATTGTCCAAGTAGTGAGTAGAAATTTCATACAGTAGTGGTGTACTAGTGTGCTGacttgtcttactagtgaggacaaagagcataccacttcatggaccttaagctggatctCAATGATAGCGTATAATTGATTCAATATCCTTGACCTCCATCTTAGTAGAACAACGTTGACATTCTAATAGGACTACATGTCACTGGTGtggcaaaactgcactagttgaTATCTGCATGctagtgacattataaaatgCTGCCTTCCCCTACTGTaagacatttctgcacactggtaggacaacttt
This is a stretch of genomic DNA from Phycodurus eques isolate BA_2022a chromosome 20, UOR_Pequ_1.1, whole genome shotgun sequence. It encodes these proteins:
- the abhd5a gene encoding 1-acylglycerol-3-phosphate O-acyltransferase ABHD5, with product MRRMAEWVPPAKEQSSWLLSWLPSWCPTSLSQLKDAEEKMLKSVKQAFSRQHIRISDGNYLWTIAFQASSAPQSRSPLVLLHGFGGGVALWTQNLDSLSSSGPVYALDLLGFGRSSRPLFSGEPEGAEEQFVEALEEWREKVGLEEMLLLGHNLGGYLSAAYTLRYPHRVKHLLLVEPWGFPARPENPHHNSIPVWIRAMGAVMSPFNPLAGLRLAGPLGPTLVQTIRSDFKQKYLSVFDDNTVSNYIYHLNAQTPSGETAFKNMTIPYGWAKRPMLERIGQVQAGIPISFIYGSRSSIDSASGYAFKKTRPEVGITVIRGAGHYVFADQPEDFNQTVLRILARTEKKSTDFNSKP